A single Pristis pectinata isolate sPriPec2 chromosome 22, sPriPec2.1.pri, whole genome shotgun sequence DNA region contains:
- the LOC127581852 gene encoding synaptotagmin-like protein 1, which produces MELDFNIEELIDLSFLTEEEQDVIVQVLYRDNELRLLEEQRIKKLQQSIHDPEQLKIATGDWFKEARARRHADKRYGSDIIRASIRKKKKTKGEREKRVTINDEKIIINEQSDQDEEEHENENFIVTNEESVNPELVNTGVGETNCEQSEINNRSIDDKSYVTSNEGTFTLETNTQIQQDSNEASVKKVAVDNDSLGTEEDNQLVPVITLENYDPIDDVDGDDVSSQHNKEANLPTEGLDVNCSVSSLPSAMDASSSMSSFLPPTLSGSMMSLYTNTDVGCVDVRGSITFSLHYNDSKSEFHINVVQCNDLAGAKKNSSNPYVKSYLLPDKSFQGKRKTSVKKKTLNPTFNEQLLYKLEKAELQSRTLNLSVWHRDHFGHNPFLGEVEITLEHWDWTNTKPTTYTLQPRIAAPPSMNQSKGQLSLSLKFIPAGSCDQGLPSTAEVHIWLKEARNLIPIRSKGINSFIKCCILPDTNKSSQQKTRVIKKDLNPVYNHTMVYDGFQTEDVSETCAEFTIWDHDTFSSQLLGGLRLSLGTGFSYGQPVNWMDSNKEEISVWQRMLAVPGQWVDTVLPIRSNVIPSE; this is translated from the exons ATGGAATTAGACTTCAATATAGAGGAGCTGATTGACTTGAGTTTCCTAACAGAGGAGGAGCAGGATGTGATTGTACAAGTTCTTTACCGGGATAATGAACTCCGTTTGTTGGAGGAACAACGTATCAA GAAGTTACAACAATCAATTCATGATCCAGAACAGCTAAAAATTGCAACAGGGGATTGGTTCAAGGAAGCCAGAGCAAGGCGACACGCAGACAAACGTTATGGATCGGACATTATCCGGGCCTCCATTCGCAAGAAGAAAAAGACAAAAG GTGAAAGAGAAAAGAGGGTGACGATTAATGATGAGAAAATCATTATTAACGAACAGAGTGATCAGGACGAAGAGGAACATGAGAATGAGAACTTTATTGTAACTAATGAAGAGTCAGTTAATCCTGAACTGGTAAATACAGGAGTGGGTGAGACAAATTGCGAACAGTCAGAAATTAATAACAG ATCAATTGATGATAAAAGCTATGTTACGTCAAATGAGGGAACTTTTACTTTAGAGACCAATACCCAG ATCCAGCAAGATAGCAATGAGGCCTCTGTGAAAAAAG TTGCTGTGGACAATGACTCATTGGGAACTGAGGAGGACAACCAATTGGTACCAGTTATTACTTTGGAG AATTATGATCCAATTGATGACGTTGATGGTGATGATGTTAGTTCCCAGCACAATAAAGAGGCCAACTTGCCAACTGAAGGTCTGGACGTCAACTGCTCAGTATCCAGTTTGCCCTCTGCTATGGATGCCAGCAGCTCAATGTCCAGTTTCCTACCTCCCACT CTTAGTGGCAGTATGATGAGTTTGTACACCAACACTGATGTCGGGTGTGTGGATGTGAGAGGCAGTATCACTTTCTCACTCCATTACAATGACAGCAAAAGTGAGTTTCATATTAACGTGGTGCAATGCAATGATCTGGCTGGAGCCAAGAAAAATTCTTCTAACCC CTATGTGAAGAGTTATCTTCTCCCAGACAAATCATTTCAAGGCAAGCGCAAGACCTCAGTGAAGAAGAAAACCCTGAATCCTACATTTAATGAGCAGTTATTG tacAAACTGGAAAAAGCAGAGCTGCAGAGTCGGACTCTAAACCTCTCAGTGTGGCATAGAGATCACTTTGGGCACAATCCCTTCCTGGGGGAGGTGGAAATCACATTGGAACACTGGGATTGGACTAATACTAAACCAACAACCTATACCCTTCAGCCACGG ATTGCTGCTCCGCCAAGCATGAACCAAAGCAAAGGTCAGCTCTCCTTGTCGCTGAAATTCATCCCAGCAGGATCATGTG ATCAAGGGTTGCCTTCCACAGCAGAAGTGCACATCTGGCTAAAGGAAGCACGAAATCTCATCCCTATCCGATCCAAGGGCATCAACTCCTTTATTAAATG TTGTATTCTACCAGATACCAATAAGTCCAGTCAACAGAAGACCAGAGTGATAAAGAAGGACCTGAATCCTGTTTACAACCATACGATGGTATATGACGGCTTTCAGACAGAAGATGTGAGTGAGACCTGTGCAGAATTCACTATCTGGGATCATGATACCTTTTCCAGCCAGCTACTGGGAGGACTGAGACTCAGTCTGGGAACAG